One Pyrenophora tritici-repentis strain M4 chromosome 5, whole genome shotgun sequence DNA window includes the following coding sequences:
- a CDS encoding Trichoplein multi-domain protein: protein MFKPLAAAYSLSLQHYLQASHGLLAVRKDDFYRLFKPAWDSSFIKKHALKAFKATGIAPIDPEVVLKKFRKSTLTAPPPLVNVSRATITNLINQAYDPSSIAANNLSEILLRLQAAKEIAEYEKDALRAALHVHQKPRNRHEPPLDLQQRKAFHSGAVWWSPCKLREARFRQLVKEKEKEKELLDKIELKEAKENNRIYQLKIKEAARAAREEAKKVRDEAKAVKAAELDAKRRDRDAAKAIQQPQSGKRKASKPAAKQQPKKRRVGGAGGGTLAEVAAPAPPPTTTRRGRAVNTPAKYR from the coding sequence atgttcaaacctctggcagccgcgtactcactcagcttgcagcactacctccaggcgagccacggtctcttagctgtgaggaaggatgacttctaccgtcttttcaagcctgcctgggactcctctttcattaagaagcacgcgttgaaggcatttaaagccactgggatagctcctatagatcccgaagtagtacttaaaaagttccgaaagtcaacactaacagcaccgccgccactagtgaacgtgagtagagctactatcacgaacctcattaatcaggcctacgatccgagctctattgcggccaacaacctctcagaaatactcctccgcctccaggctgccaaagagatcgccgagtacgagaaggacgcactgcgcgcggcgctacacgttcaccagaagccccgcaatcggcacgaacctcccctagatctacagcagcgaaaagcgttccattcaggggcagtttggtggtcgccgtgcaagcttcgagaggcccgcttcaggcagctagtgaaggagaaggagaaggagaaagagctacttgataagatagagttgaaagaggcaaaggagaacaacaggatctatcaacttaagatcaaagaggcagcgcgggcggcgcgtgaggaggcaaagaaggtgcgggatgaagccaaggctgtaaaggctgccgaacttgacgccaaacgacgcgatcgcgacgctgcaaaggctatacaacaaccccaatcgggcaagcgtaaggcttcaaagcccgctgcaaagcaacagccaaaaaaacgacgcgtgggtggtgctggcggtggtactctggctgaggtggctgcaccggctcccccaccaacaaccacccgacgcggccgggccgtcaatactccggcaaaatatagatag